The nucleotide sequence atatatatatggtcgcCAAAATTCAAAAGACAATGGATGGTCTGAAAAAATTAAGTCAAGGAAATCACtcggggaaaaaaaatcagaaggtgAAAAATATACGAGAGAAGAGATAGGTAATATAGAGGGTCATTATGGAAAGATGAGCATTTGATTTATGGGATGgccaaaaagagagaaacagaggaggaaaatttCAAAGCAAGCAGTGTAAGAGAGCTTCCCAATGCTGAAGGACACCAAACATCAGATTAGAAAGTCCCCCCAACTCCGCACCCTGCcaccgccacacacacacacacacacacacacacacacacacacacacacgcccctccAAGTTCCCAACACAGCAAATGGGGAAGTAAAAACCTCACCTCCAGAACAtactaaaatttcaaaacactAGGCATAAGAGACACTAAAAATCTCCAAAGAGAAACACAGGTTAGTTTGGCCACTGACTTCTCAACTACAATGCATACTAGAATATAAAGGAACCATTTTTGTCCCCAAGAATTctataaaagattattttcaacCTAGAATTCCATGTCTAGCTGAACTCTCAGTCACACGTGAGAGGCAAATGAAGATATTTGCAGATCTGCACAGGCTCGAGAATTTTTCTCCCATACAAAATTCCTTAGGAGGGAGTATTCCAATAACACAGAGTATGActaaaccaagaaagagaaagaagatttaGCAGAAGGTGAATCCAACCCACGTGAAGGAAAGTCCCAGGATGACAGTGGGACAATAGGCCCAGAGAGAGACTAGATGAGAGCCAGAGAACAGCTCTGGAAGGACAGACCCTTGAGCAAGGGAGATTTAGTAGAATAACTGGTATGGAAGAAAATTGGGGgaaactcaaagaaatggaaactatgAATCatgtgggagaagagaaggaaagggagtgagaaagtccagaaaacaataaaaggtCATACAGGAAGTTTATGGCCTGAATGTGAAGCAAATTTTAATGTggtttaaattgaaaataaaggaatcaTTTTTTAGGTCCTTTCAACAGGATATTCCTCTGTGTTCCACTTAATGGTACTCTACCTGTATGACTGGACAAGGTTTCAAACAATCGCAGGTTTTGTCCCTTGTTTTATGACTGGGAGGTGATTACTCTGAGGGAAAAAGTCATTCTAGCACATATGGATTTTATTGCTGGTAGCAAGAACCCCTAATCCCAGAGCCTTGCATAACCTTTTACCTTTGGATACTGACACAATGGGTAGACAGAAATGAGTGTGAAGATTCTGAAGTCTTGGCCTCTCTTCATGCTGGACCATCTGCTTCCAAATTGGAAAACAGATACCTCCGCTTCACAGGGACAAAccaccttttccagaatgcaaGTCCTCATCTCAAACTCAGCGGGACCTTTTCTTTTAGCTGAGGAAGGGAACTTCTTTTAGGAGAGCTTGAAGCCATTAGCTAGTACTTTGAACATTTAAATCTGTGAAATGCAAAATCAACAGTCATTGCCTCATCTCACAGGACATCAAGTCAACATATTATAGTTAAATGTTCGATGGCTAAAAAATACCCGAGctgaataataatttcaaaacagTTTGCCTCAGTTTAGTGGGACTACTGGTCAATCTCAGAAAGGCTCAAAGTCTCTCACCAAGGACAaactgctctttttaaaaagaactgctGATGTCACCCAGGATTGaagtaaagcaaaagaaaattggCCATGCAGGAAGGCTGAACAGAAGGAAGTTTGCATGACTAGTGAAGTGTGAATTTGAACCACCAGACTAGATGTAGCATCAAGAAGTATAGActactcggggcgcctgggtggctcagtgggttaagccactgccttcagctcaggtcatgatcccggagtcctgggatcgagtcccacatcggctctctgctcagcggggagcctgcttcctcttctctctctctgcctgcctctctgcctacttgtgatctctgtcaaataaataaataaattcttaaaaaaaaaaaaaagaagaagaagtatagACTACTATTCCAAGCGGTGCCCATGATGGAAAAAGAACAGACAGTGGCAAAAGGAAGAGGTGAGTTGAAGGAATTTTCTAGGTTGAGAGTCTTGAGCAGGTTTTGTAGGTTGAGGAGAGGAACTAGAGCAGGAATAATGGCAACGGAACATAGAGCAGAGCAAATTGTTGAGGCCAAGTCCCAACAAGGTTTGGGACAAAGGTTTGGGACAAAGGAGAATAAAATCACATGGAAAGATTAACTTTGAATCAAAGTTAGAGGGTGGGGCACCCTTCCTTTGAGATAGAATAGTTGGTAAGATGTGACGTGCAGGTACAGAAGTCTGGGACAAGGGAGAAGGAAATTAGGTGTTTACCCCAATGACTTCAGTTTTGTACATGAAGCGGAAAACTATGCCATCTGCTGAGAAAGAGGGGGATCTTGAAGTGGCTGAAATCTGTCactaacagaaatggaaaaaagaaggcTGACCAGAGTTACATAATAGGGGCTAAAGACAACCATcacctccaaccccaccccccccaaaaaaaagagaaaggaaaaaatgtgtatatatccCTGATGGACATTCTCTTTCCAGCTGGTAGGTGTCCTAAACTTGAAcctaaagaaaagacatttttatccTATCTTCCCATAGGGGAAGCTTCAAGGCTTGGCCCAGTTACTTTCTAATTTCCTATTCTTAGGCAAGATACttagcttctctgggcctcagtttcctcatttgttaaaaaGGACTCTAAGATATTACGAATATTAAAAACTGATGTTCATAAAGTGCGAGGTATATAATAAgctttatattatatatcttagCTACTACCATTGGACTTGGTATTAGATGATATTTACATAGGTATAAAAATGTAAACCAAGGTTACTAGTTTCTAACTTTTGGACTCAGCTGATGGACAAAGTATGGAAGAGTTGTTGTGGCTGGAGGCCAGAATATAAATGCTAATGACTCcagctatataaaaataaaataagtgtaagGGACAAAGAGCAGGGTATGGAAGGCCAAGTGAACAGAGGACAGGGAAGTTAATATCTGCATCTTATAAAACTGGGAGTCATATGACAGTgctaaaaatacatgaaataagaaAGAGGATTTTAAATTACTGAAGTCTCCAAAGACAACAAATGGAAGTTTTACAATAATTTAACTATCAACCATGAGAAGAGAGGGTATAGTATGAGCTAAACCCCATCTGTCATGTTAAAGAATCAATGGGGGGAGAAAAGAACCAATGGATGGCACCAATTTAATAAACCAAGACATGGAAGAATAAACACACATTATTAGAACAGTAGTTCTCAACTCTGGCTACACATGAAGATCAActtggagacttaaaaaaaattttttttttggtctgggaaTAAAACTACAGATTGGtggtttttttaaagctccccaggtgatcctAGCCTACATGTAGCACTGAGACTCACTAATCGACACAAGTGGAAAACAGAGCCAGTTAAAGTTTCCTTCCTGGAAATGGGATAgtggggcaggggatggaggTGAAAGGAGAGACTGGATACTAACCTAGccttccttcactcattcattcattcattcattcattcattcattcaagaaatattatagggggcacctgggtggctcagtgggttaagggcctctgccttcagctcaggtcatgatctcagggtccggggatcgagccccacatcaggctctctgcccggcggggagcctgcttcctcctctctctctgcctgcctctctgcctacttgtgatctctgtctgtcaaataaataaattatatatatatatataaaaaatagaaggccttctatgtaccagacactgctTCACGCCCTTTTTACCACAACCTCACCACAACCTCTCTAATACTAGTTGATTTGTTCTCATGGACATGAGTGCTTGGAAAAGATATTCTAGTGCAATGAAAACACAGCATCATTACCTGAACCTACACGTTGACACACTCTGGGCAGCCAGTGAGACCCACTTCTGCCTGACTACAAGGAGCATCACCTATGCAGGATGACACAGTtggaaaacaaaatctttcacaAGGGGACAGCCAGGCTGTGAGGGGACTGGGAAAGACAACAGGAAGAGTGTCTAAGGGCACGGGAGATTACTCACCCCACTTCACAGGCCCCCTGTCCTACCGCCAGAAGCCACTGAGCCATGACTGCCTGGCTGGGTTCAAAAGTAGAgctctgagggcacctgggtggctcagtctgttgagcctccaactcttgattgcagctcaggtcacgatctcagggtcctgggatggagcctcatggcaggctctgtgctccgcaAGGAttctgattctctccctctccttttccttctccctctgtccctctctctattctcactatctttctttctctctacaacaaattttttaaaaagccttttttaaaaaagtgctctAAGGTCAATGGCTCCAGAATTCCTGAACCCTACAACAGGGttaagtggggaagggagaataTAGGAGGTAAGGAGGGCCAGGGTCTCAGTGCATTAGCTCATTTCAGGTAAGAGAAGGTGAATTACATAGTAGGTGAAATATACGGCCCTTTGATAAAAATTGCAACCATACTGCCTGTCATTTCAGTTTCTATTGTTGTTGTCAAGAGTATCATGAACCCTATACACATTAATGACATTCTCATCtcaaaccattttgaaataaCACCCTACTAATTAGTTGACACCCAATCAAAGATTACGTGAGGGTACCAGTGAGGGCTGAGAGCTCACCCAGGAGAGAAGGCAcgcagagagaagaaagggcaaCCGAGTAGGGAGATCCTCCAAAGGGAGGTCACCTTTTCAAAATGGGTTTAGGACCAGCCCTGCCCATGCCAATCAGAAGCATAATGATCTCCATCTATTAGTTTAACTGATCAGTTAACTGACACCTGGGAAATACTAAATCCACTATCTGCATTAGGAAGATGGAATACAAGTTGTATATGTTTCAGTAATGGACAATGGGAGAAATGAAGAGCTATATAGAAGCCAACAATACTTGAATAGCTCAATTGGAATTGGGTAGGCAAAGGGgcagaaaagaaaggacatgCAGATAGGATGCAATAAAGGATTAAATGTACCAAAGCTAGGGATGTGTTTTACATTCCagaactcaacataataaataatattttgtgcaTATCTGACCAACTAACCGGTGTATtccaggtacctgggtggctcagtgggttaaagcctctaccttcggctcaggtcatgatcccagggtcctgggattgagccccatatcgggctctctgctcagtggggagcctgcttcccttcctctctctctgcctgcctctctgcctacttgtgatctctgtctgtcaaataaataaatattttttaaaaaaaataaaaataaacagtgtaTTCCTTGAGGACTGTATCTATTTCATAACTCTGAGACCTAGTTCAGTGCCCTGCATATAGAAGGTCCTCAACAGATATTATTGATTATGATTCTAAAGATGCAGTTGCATGAGGGGGTAGAGAGAATGGGACAGAAAATAAGGTTAGGGTTAGATGAAAAATGTTGGCTATTCTATAAGAATAAGAACAGCCCTACCTTTTAGTTTCTCTTGAAGACAGATCTTTCATTTAAACTTGTAAAATATCAACAATAATTCACATTCACATATTTTACCTCTTGGTATAGAACCTTATCAAAAGCCTGAAGAAACTCCCACAGTTAGTGGTGGGAGTGAAATTGGTACAACCTCTAGTTGAGGGGGGCAATGTATCAATCAATTTTTACAAATGCAAATATGTGCAAGgtttacaaatacaaatatgcAAATTTGTTGTAGCACTGTTTCAATATTAAAtgattggaaacaacctaaatgtatATCaagaataaactattttttaaatttttttttattttttattttttataaacatataatatatttttatccccaggggtacaggtctgtgaatggcccagtttacacacttcacagcactcaccaaagcacataccctccccaatgtccataatcccaccccccttctcccaacccccctacccccagcaaccctcagtttgttttgtgagattaagagtcacttatggtttgtctccctcccaatcccatcttgtttcatttatttttctcctacccccttaaacccccatgttgcatcaccacttcctcatatcagggagatcatatgatagttgtctttctccgctcgacttatttcgctaagcatgatatgctctagttccatccacgttgttgcaaatggcaagatttcatttcttttgatggctgcatagtattccattgtgtatatataccacctcttctttatccattcacctgtggatggacatctaggttctttccatagtttagctattgtggacattgctgctataaacattcgggtgcacgtgccccttcggatcactacgtttgtatctttagggtaaatacccagtagtgctattgctggatcatagggtagttctattttcaacattttgaggaacctccatgttgttttccagagaggttgcaccagcttgcattcccaccaacagtgtaggagggttcccctttctccacatcctcgccagcatctgtcatttcctgacttgttaattttagccattctgactggtgtgaggtgatatctcattgtaagaataaactatttaaataaattatgctatattcacacaagggaatattatgtcattgtaaataaaaatgacacTCTGTAACtattaatggaaaaatatctacaaatcaTACTGTTAACTGAAAAAACAAGTAAGGACAGTGTGTTTTGAATGCTACCTTTTCTCTAAAAAGGGAGGGGTATAAAAATCTATATTCACGTTTGCTCATACTTACATAAAAAACctctagaggggcacctgggcggctcagtgggttaaagcctctgccttcagctcaggtcatgatcccagggtcctgggattgagccccatatcgggctctctgctcagcagggagcctgcttcctcttctctctctctctctctctgcttgcctctctgcccacttgtgatctctctctgtcaaataaataaaatcttaaaaaaaaaaaaaaagaacaatggttGCCTGCAATAAGTAGTCTTCAGAGTGGGAACTGAACAGACAGGGAACAAGAATGCAAGACTCTTCACCATATGCcaaaattttcatattctttaattttccacccatgaaaatatgtttttataggCAAATACTTCTATAGCACTTAATATCTTAGTCATTgttaaaaagccatttaaaatCAGTAACcatttattattaatgtattaacATAAATACTCAAAATTTACTTTAGAAAGTATCTCAAGAGTGTCATAACTCTATTGTGGTTATACAGGAAAATCTTTGTTCTTAGGAgacaaattatttagaaatggaattatttaaaGATGAAGTTAGTAGGTCTACAACTTTATCTCATAACTTTctttgtagcaaaaaaaaaaaaatctgtacatgtgtttgtgagtatgtgtgtatagggaggtagagaaagagagagataaaaagataaatcaaatGTGCTCCCCCCTCCACCAAAAAATGATAAATCCATGCAAGGGgtaagaggcaaagggagaagcaggctccctgcggggcaaggagcccgacgaaggactcaatcccaggacactgggatcatgacctgagccgaaggcagttgcccaaccaacttgAGCCACTCAAATGTCCCTCATTTGTACaacttttttgcatattttaaatttcctaaggtaaacagaaaagaaaaaaatatctcagGAAAGTCCTTAAAAgtgaaatagaacatttttacTTAGTTTCTATAAACCCTTTGGACTGATTTTCAAGGTCCTTAGACTATATCTCAACTCACCTCTCCAGCCTTCTTACTCTATTTGACCAAATTTTATCTTTACCTTTGAATCACAACTCAAAAAATACTTTCTCAATATGGCTTTTTTGAATCTTCCAAAATAATGTGATCTCTCACCACTGTGAATATCTATAGAGCTTTTAGTTCTACTGAGATACATATTCTAAATTTTGTTATAATCATTGAATGTtttgggacgcctaggtggctcagtcggttaagtgcctgccttcagctctaattatgatcccggggtcctgggactgagcccactgcaggcttcctgctcactggggagtctgcttctccccctccctctgcttgtgctctctctcactttctctctctcaaataaataaaatggaatcttaaaaaaaaatcattgcatgcttttattatataaaacaagAGATGATAATGTATATTAGATGtgtgtattaaatttttttttcagggtgtggaaattttatttcctccagaTAAATTTTCCCCTATGACAAGGTATAGAATGACATATATGAATGATGAGCAATCCTAAATTTAGTTTAGCTCATAAAACAAGAAACGGTTCACCCTCACTAATCCCTTAGCTGAAGTTATAACACTTAACAGTATGCAAATGAcagtaccattttatatttaggAAATCAGACATGacaaagtgattttcttttctttgggtcaTAAGCTGTCCAAGTAATGGCAAAAGACTTAGTTATCTTAAGCCCCACTGGGATGCAGTTGCCTAAGCAAAACATCACTGCATCTGATTTATTACTGAGTACTCTGAGGAAGACCTTGGCCCCACTTTCGTCATCCCTTCAGATGACTTAAAGAAATATgacttttatttaaataccatGTACACAGTAACTACCTGTACAtgagtttttaaatgttatattgtTCAATTTTTCCTAATTCTATGAGGATGAAAAGTAACTCAGTAGTGGGTTGAGATTTGCTGTATGTCTTCACTACTAAGTTAACATTAAAATTATACCAGGCACATTTTGGCAGTTAGTGTAAACCCAGCATTAATGATATACATGCCAAAAGGTGTTTGCTTCCAAGATCTCAGCTGAAACAGATGCATGGGGGCCTACTTTCAAACTAATGCTTCAGACTTCCCTCTGATTTTGACATCAGTTTGGCATTTTGATTGCCTATGAATAAGAACTTCCTTAACACTGCTATTAGAGGCATCCTAGTCACCTCCCACTCTGTCTTAGTATGAAGTTGGAGATGGCCTTTGGTTACCTCCCCTTTTATCAACTGATCTCTCTTATGACCTTCCAGGATACTGAGAAGGGATCTAGGTGACTCAGTCTGGGCTAAGCAGGCAGGGTAGAGCAGGACGGCTTTTCCACCCACTCCTTAATCATTTGGTGGGCAATGGCTAACTTGGGGGGCAACCAGAATGTCCCGTCCTGTTGCTGAGTATATGGACTCTTTTTCCTCAGGGCTGTGGCCACCTCATCatgactgaaccagccagctgCCTCTAGTTCTTTCAAGTTCACCTGGATCTCTGTCTGCCCTGGTTTCACAGTTGCATGACAAGCAATCATGAGTGAGCTATTAGGAAAGAGCCAGTGCTGGGATGCAGAGTACTGCAGTCTTTCCACCTCCAATCCCATCTCTTCTGCAACTTCTCTCCAGACAGCCTCTTCCAGACTTTCACCTATGTCACAAAAACCTGCCAAAGCAGAATACATTCCCTTGGGAAAGGAACTCTGGCGAGCAAGCAGGCATCGTGTCCCATCTGACACTAGAGTGATCACCACAGGAGCCATTTGTGGATAATAGATGATCTTATTGGAAGGGCACACACGCTTGCTGCCAGCCATATTCTTCTTGGTGGGCTGCCCACTTCTGCTACAGAACTGATGAGCATCATGCCAACGGAGAAGAGCCTGAGCCATGGTCAGCAAGGAGGCATCCTTTGTATTCAGCTGAAAGAGAGCCTTTGTCAGCTCAGTGAAAGAGCCCTTGAGCTCTGTCTCTATTTCTGGTTTCTGTAAGGCAGCATTTTGGGAAGAGGAGCTGGTCAGACCTAGATCCAGAGCAAACCATGCTTCATGCTGGTCAGAGCATCCAATCAGCACAGAGTCTTCTATTCTTTGTGTGTCCTGTCCAAACTTTGCCAGGAGCCTTTCCAACTCTAGTAGGCTATGCCGGGGAGCCTGGTATTGGTGTCCAGATTTCTGAAGCAAAGGAACCAGTCTATGAAAGAGGTAAAATGCTCCTGTCTGCTGGGCTTTTTTACATGCATCatcatcttccttcagctcaaaTAAATACCGGGTCTTAGCGACATAAGTTGACAGCAGCCTAAAGTACCAAAAAGATTTTCTCCTGCAAGCAATTCCACAATACAGGGACATTGTCAGGTCTCTGAATTTGGGGGAGGGTGCCTTCCTAGGCCTCTGGAATCAAcagaaaccaattttttttttaagattttatttatttatttgtcagagagcgagcaagcgagagcgagcacaggcagacagacagagtggcagtcagagggagaagcaggctccctgcagagcaaggagtccgatgtgggactcgatcccatgacgctgggatgatgacctgagctgatggcagctgctcaaccaactgagccacccaggcgtccctaggtgTGTTTATTATATACTTACCTACTGTACATACATGGTCTATAACAGTAATTATTAGTTATGAGTTACTCCCTAAGAACttaacaattaaaagaaaaaagaagtgtctTTGATAACTTAGAGGCCAATATAATTTATGTGTAGCGGAAATGAGAAATGGGCAGTCACTGGAAGAGGAGAGACTATCAGTTCTCCCTTGCCCAAAAGGCTCCCTTTGCCTCCTTCAGATCTCAGTCCAGGGTTAATCTTGAGGGAagccttctcccaactccctgcTAGATCAAAGCCCCGTTATAGCATCTGGACCTATCTGCCTCCTTTACCCCACAATATGCTCCAGGACGGAAGGGACTGTTAATGTTTTTGCTCACCACCGTCACCCCAGTACCTAGCAGCGTCTGGAACTTAGTAGACCCtggttttcttttgggtttttttgggggacgggggttttttgtttttttttaatttgtaaaaaaagaaaatgtgtcccTCTGGAGAAAGAGGACACTTGAGacttagaagaaaagagaaaggggcaaaATGAGCATCCAGCCACTCtctgagggagaaagaggctgaACAACTGGATTCTCTACTGACTTCTACAATCAATATATCGCATTTATACTACCTACATACACACGCATacgtacagacacacacatatacataattcTACCCTTTCCTACCagtaattattacatttttagaagTGGAAAAGCCCTCTTTTTGCTCTTATTACGTTTTGttttccccagagtttctgatttccCTTAAACAACCTATCCGGGTGGTTTCTCCGATTTCCCAAGATCCTACGCATCtcctcaaattttcttttaaaaagcgtTTTTAAATTCCCCTGAcagaaattgtgttttctttctccaaagagtTATACTTTCAAACATGTCTATTTCCCCAAAGTAGCCGAGACATTTTGGCTTCAGCGAGTCGCTAAGGACTGGGGATTTCCACTTTCAGTCTGTGCCCAAGAGGCAAAGAGGGCATAAGGGGACCTTTCAGTGACCAGCTTCCTCAGTAGGAGTTTTAGGTGAAGTCGTActtaaggcttttttttccccctttagggTTCCCAGCCAGAGAGCTTCCGCAGATCCTCCGCGCGACCTCCTCGACCTTTGCGGGACCTGCAAGCCGTTGACCGCGCTGCCAGTCTGTCCCGCGGGAAAGCGCGCGCTCCAGCTGGCGATTTTGGCGGCAGAGGTCACGTGGTCTCGCTGTGGCCAATGAGGGGCGCACACAGCGCTCGCGGCGGCCAGAATCCGTCTCCCGAGCGAACAGGGAAGCGCCCATCTAGCTGCTGGCCCCCGGCGCGCTTGCGGGAGCTCGGAGGCTGGAACCCCGGAATACACTGCCCCGCGCCTCCCGTTACCCTGCGGCTGGGCGTTCCTGACGCTGTTCTGACACCTTCAGGGCCCCCTCTGTCTCCATGCCTCTAAATGACCTAAAATATGAGGGGACAAACGCGCCGCCGCTTCCGGAGCCgggaagagagtgagagggtgGTGGAGGGCTTCTGTCCGCTTCCAGCTCACGCTGACGGATCCCCTGTTTTTCTAACACGCCGGTggcccgccccctgcccccgacTAAAATTCCTGTCACAAATAAGATTTCGCATGCAGGGTAAAACGAGAGTTCTAGGCGCGAAAGCAAACGTAAATTAGGTTGTTGGCTGTTACTGTATAACTCAAACGTAGGGGCTTTATTCTTCACCCTGCTTCTGTTTTTGAGGTGAAACTCTAATTTGGATTAAATGTGGCAACCGGCCACAGGGTACCTCATAAGTTGCTTGAGGAAGGCTCTGTGAGGCTCAAAGGGTATAGTTGAGTGCGGAAACACTGGGAAAAGTTTATAATAAAACAGAAGTTCCAGAATAGTGAAAACGATCGCACAACTTGATGAATATGCTAAAACCATTGGTTTTGCACTTTAAAGGTTTGAAGTTTATGGTGTACAGATTACATctcaatttttgtaaaaaaatctATGTTCTAGAAGATAGGTGACAGAATCTCAGGCTTTGAGAAATCATTGTTGACACCTGCGCAGATCAAAACTCAGTTATTTTAATCAATCCAGTTATTTCTGGAAAACGTACCATATTTGATATGTGGCAAGAGGCTCTCACGATGCTTGAATGTCCACTTTCTCAGTggcatatattcttttaaaactgaagaaTAGTCTGAGATTAGCTTTAATTATTCCTTCCAGGTGTctagcatattctttttttttttttttttttaatgacagcgagagagatctcaagtaggcagaaaggcaggcagagagaggggtgtggggaagcaggctccctgctgagcagagagcccaatgcgaggctggatctcagaaccctgagatcatgacctgagccgagggcagaggctttaacccactgagccaccaggcgcccctatctagcatattctttttatttatttatttatttattttttggtctaGCATATTCTTAATCTAAAAGTCTAAAACCCCATaaatttagcttcttttttttttaagatttttatttatttatttgacagagatcacaagtgggcagagaggcaggcagagagagagaggaggaagcaggctccctgctgagcagagagcccgatatggggctgatcccaggactctgggaccatgacccgagccaaaggcagaggctttaacccactgagccacccaggtgcccctaaatttagCTTCTTTAACCCCAACACCCTAGTGCCCTTCAAAACATGAGACTCTAATTTTCCAACACTCAGGGACATTTAGGAATCATGCaaatttttgtaaaacaaaaattcatgttTATATTTCCCTCATGTTCTTTCCTATACTGGCAAAATCAAAAAGGAACCGAAACTGAATTTTCTCTACTTAACAATATTGACTTTGTCTGGTCAAGTTAAAGACAAATCTCTATTAGAATGCAAATTTGATctattttagttaattttggATCATCTTAATGAGTTGTCACATCAACAATTTAGAGCTAACAGACACTAAGAGATTTA is from Mustela erminea isolate mMusErm1 chromosome 4, mMusErm1.Pri, whole genome shotgun sequence and encodes:
- the LOC116588545 gene encoding nucleoside diphosphate-linked moiety X motif 13-like isoform X1 — translated: MSLYCGIACRRKSFWYFRLLSTYVAKTRYLFELKEDDDACKKAQQTGAFYLFHRLVPLLQKSGHQYQAPRHSLLELERLLAKFGQDTQRIEDSVLIGCSDQHEAWFALDLGLTSSSSQNAALQKPEIETELKGSFTELTKALFQLNTKDASLLTMAQALLRWHDAHQFCSRSGQPTKKNMAGSKRVCPSNKIIYYPQMAPVVITLVSDGTRCLLARQSSFPKGMYSALAGFCDIGESLEEAVWREVAEEMGLEVERLQYSASQHWLFPNSSLMIACHATVKPGQTEIQVNLKELEAAGWFSHDEVATALRKKSPYTQQQDGTFWLPPKLAIAHQMIKEWVEKPSCSTLPA
- the LOC116588545 gene encoding nucleoside diphosphate-linked moiety X motif 13-like isoform X2 — its product is MSLYCGIACRRKSFWYFRLLSTYVAKTRYLFELKEDDDACKKAQQTGAFYLFHRLVPLLQKSGHQYQAPRHSLLELERLLAKFGQDTQRIEDSVLIGCSDQHEAWFALDLGLTSSSSQNAALQKPEIETELKGSFTELTKALFQLNTKDASLLTMAQALLRWHDAHQFCSRSGQPTKKNMAGSKRVCPSNKIIYYPQMAPVKVWKRLSGEKLQKRWDWRWKDCSTLHPSTGSFLIAHS